A stretch of Paenibacillus sp. URB8-2 DNA encodes these proteins:
- a CDS encoding MDR family MFS transporter gives MSDSKNNRLGLVIAGLLLGILMASMDSTIVATAMGNIVGELGGMDKFVWVTSAYLVAEMAGMPIFGKLSDMYGRKKFFVFGLLVFMGGSALCGTADSITELAIYRAVQGVGGGALVPIAFTIMFDAVPLETRGKLGGAFGAVFGMSSIFGPLLGAYITDHIAWQWIFYINLPLGILAFVLVAFFYKESHEHSKQPIDWLGAGTLLGAVVCLMFALELGGKEYAWNSPLILGLFGAAAVLAAVFLYAETKAEEPIISYGLFRRQLYAFSILIALFSGAAFIVASVYIPIFIQGVLGGSATNSGLVLLPMMVGSVITATAGGFLMTKFSYRSLMIPTLALLAVGTWLASTLQPDSTRLIVTLYMILIGLGVGASFSVLSNAAIDGLPARQRGSASATLNFLRSLGMTVGITTFGIIQSHYLANRLGNLSAASGAAQGGAGAFDLSDPHTLLSPETRAMIPPEILSKITEGLSASITQTFAWAIIPAVLALLSSLFMGSSRMAGAGEEEKVTSGH, from the coding sequence ATGAGCGATAGTAAAAATAACCGTCTGGGTCTGGTCATCGCCGGACTTCTGCTGGGGATTCTGATGGCATCCATGGACAGTACAATTGTGGCGACAGCCATGGGGAATATCGTCGGGGAATTGGGCGGAATGGATAAATTCGTCTGGGTCACATCGGCCTATCTCGTCGCCGAGATGGCGGGCATGCCGATCTTTGGCAAACTGTCGGATATGTACGGCCGCAAGAAATTTTTCGTCTTCGGTCTGCTGGTGTTTATGGGAGGGTCCGCGCTGTGCGGAACGGCGGACAGCATTACTGAGCTGGCCATTTACCGGGCGGTGCAAGGGGTGGGCGGCGGAGCGCTGGTGCCGATTGCCTTCACGATTATGTTCGATGCGGTGCCGCTTGAGACGCGCGGGAAGCTGGGCGGCGCTTTTGGCGCGGTATTCGGGATGTCCAGCATCTTCGGTCCGCTGCTCGGCGCCTACATTACGGACCATATTGCCTGGCAGTGGATATTTTATATCAACTTGCCACTCGGAATCCTTGCTTTTGTGCTGGTAGCATTCTTCTATAAGGAATCGCATGAGCATTCCAAGCAGCCGATTGACTGGCTTGGCGCGGGTACGCTGCTCGGCGCGGTGGTCTGCCTGATGTTTGCACTGGAACTGGGAGGCAAAGAATACGCATGGAATTCCCCGCTTATTCTCGGCCTGTTCGGCGCGGCGGCGGTGCTCGCAGCGGTGTTTCTGTACGCGGAGACGAAAGCGGAGGAGCCGATTATCTCCTATGGGTTGTTCCGCCGGCAGCTGTATGCCTTCAGCATCCTGATTGCCTTGTTCAGCGGAGCGGCGTTTATTGTCGCCTCGGTCTACATCCCGATCTTTATTCAAGGTGTGCTCGGAGGCTCGGCTACCAATTCCGGTCTGGTGCTTCTGCCGATGATGGTAGGTTCCGTCATCACAGCGACCGCCGGAGGTTTCCTGATGACTAAATTCAGCTACCGCAGCCTGATGATTCCTACTCTTGCGCTGCTGGCTGTCGGAACCTGGCTTGCTTCCACGCTTCAGCCGGACTCAACGCGGCTGATCGTCACTCTGTATATGATCCTTATCGGTCTTGGTGTCGGCGCGTCTTTCTCGGTTCTGAGCAACGCCGCAATAGACGGCTTGCCCGCCCGGCAGCGCGGCTCGGCAAGCGCAACGCTCAATTTCCTGCGGTCTTTGGGCATGACTGTAGGCATAACCACCTTCGGCATAATCCAGAGCCATTACTTAGCGAACCGGCTGGGTAATCTGTCTGCTGCTTCGGGAGCCGCCCAGGGCGGGGCGGGGGCGTTCGATCTGTCGGACCCCCATACTCTGTTGTCCCCGGAGACGAGGGCGATGATTCCGCCGGAGATTTTGAGCAAAATTACGGAGGGGCTGTCTGCCTCCATCACGCAAACCTTCGCCTGGGCAATCATTCCGGCGGTGCTGGCCCTGCTCTCCTCGCTGTTCATGGGGAGCAGCCGGATGGCCGGTGCCGGAGAAGAAGAAAAAGTGACCTCCGGACATTAA
- a CDS encoding YhbD family protein: MEDELISKKELLDLTGISYGQLYRWKRKQLIPEEWFIRKSTFTGQETFFPKMLVLARVHNILNMKDDLSLDELASRLSDSGGFSDIRLTEKAIAERNIVTDLTLSSYGPDVQGDDGMYTFDTLLHLYVADTLLANGDMNLDEGRLLLRTLDRHAEDLKGRPYELYFVRKMGVALFMLAPSPAELYFDEGVRLIAKVALGDLIEQLKGRLS; this comes from the coding sequence ATGGAGGACGAGTTGATATCCAAAAAGGAGCTGCTGGACCTAACAGGAATTTCTTACGGCCAGCTGTACCGCTGGAAACGGAAGCAGCTTATCCCGGAAGAATGGTTTATCCGCAAATCTACATTTACCGGGCAGGAAACCTTTTTTCCGAAGATGCTGGTTCTCGCCCGCGTTCATAACATTTTAAACATGAAAGATGATCTTTCGCTGGATGAACTGGCGAGCCGGTTATCCGATTCAGGAGGATTCAGCGATATCCGCTTGACGGAAAAAGCAATTGCAGAACGAAACATTGTTACGGATCTAACCTTGTCTTCGTACGGCCCGGATGTTCAGGGGGATGATGGCATGTACACCTTTGACACTCTGCTTCATCTGTATGTTGCGGACACTTTGCTTGCCAATGGGGACATGAATCTGGACGAAGGCAGACTGCTGCTGCGTACTCTGGATAGGCATGCGGAGGACCTGAAAGGCAGACCGTACGAGCTGTATTTTGTCCGAAAAATGGGCGTTGCCCTGTTTATGCTCGCGCCGTCCCCTGCGGAACTATATTTCGATGAAGGTGTAAGGCTAATTGCGAAAGTGGCGCTAGGAGATTTAATCGAGCAATTGAAAGGGAGGTTGTCATAA
- a CDS encoding DeoR/GlpR family DNA-binding transcription regulator — protein sequence MLKPKRIKQIQDYIMEHNTVSLDELVNVFNVSKNTIRRDIQELVEGGEIKKVYGGVTAVNITTLLSFNDRKTRNRSEKQRIAKAAARYVNDGDIIYIDSGTTTLEMIEYIKHINLTLITSNLDFILGALPYSNLNVISTGGVLERKTKSFASIKNTDLLKAYNINKAFMASTGVSLSSGVTNSSPLESEIKQIVVERSREVFLLVDRCKFGKHALMTYCNLEDIDYLVTDSIPGSDYLQYAKQNDINLVVADE from the coding sequence ATGCTGAAGCCCAAACGGATCAAACAGATCCAAGATTACATAATGGAACACAACACCGTGTCGCTCGATGAACTTGTCAATGTATTCAATGTTTCTAAAAATACGATTAGACGGGATATCCAGGAACTGGTCGAGGGAGGAGAAATCAAGAAGGTCTATGGCGGTGTAACCGCAGTGAATATTACGACTCTTCTCTCTTTCAACGACAGAAAGACGCGCAACCGCAGCGAAAAACAGAGAATTGCGAAAGCCGCGGCCCGGTATGTGAATGACGGGGATATTATATACATCGATTCCGGAACGACAACCCTTGAAATGATTGAATATATCAAACACATCAACTTGACTCTCATAACGAGCAATCTCGATTTCATCCTTGGCGCCCTTCCCTACAGCAATTTGAACGTTATTTCGACCGGCGGCGTTCTGGAACGCAAGACAAAATCGTTTGCCAGCATCAAAAACACGGATCTGTTGAAAGCGTATAATATCAATAAAGCCTTTATGGCTTCCACCGGCGTTTCGCTTTCGAGCGGCGTGACCAACTCTTCTCCGCTCGAAAGCGAAATCAAGCAAATTGTGGTTGAACGATCACGGGAAGTTTTTTTGCTCGTAGACCGCTGCAAATTCGGCAAGCACGCGCTGATGACGTACTGCAATCTGGAAGATATCGATTATTTGGTCACCGACAGTATTCCAGGCAGCGATTATCTTCAGTATGCCAAGCAGAATGATATCAATCTTGTCGTAGCCGACGAATAA
- a CDS encoding 50S ribosomal protein L25 translates to MSETVRLMERAGKPAAQRRQGLVPVVIYGAGSESLSFSADAKTIDSILGKNPRAVLKAELPASGTKNVIINEVQRQPLTKKLLHIDFHVIDMKAKLDTKVALHFTGTPAGVKGGGVQTVELHELDIRTLPDKLESVIEVDVSALEIGDHLLVSDLPKHEGWEVLTDPETLVVKIAPPAVAEEPAAEEEGAAEPAAAEETAEGTEA, encoded by the coding sequence ATGAGTGAAACAGTACGTTTGATGGAAAGAGCCGGGAAGCCTGCCGCACAGCGGAGACAGGGCCTGGTGCCTGTTGTCATCTACGGTGCGGGTTCTGAATCCCTTTCCTTTAGCGCGGATGCAAAAACGATCGACAGTATTCTGGGCAAAAATCCGCGGGCGGTTTTAAAAGCGGAACTGCCGGCTTCCGGCACCAAAAATGTGATAATCAATGAAGTGCAGCGCCAGCCTTTGACCAAAAAACTGCTGCACATCGACTTTCATGTGATCGATATGAAGGCCAAACTGGATACCAAAGTAGCCTTGCATTTTACCGGCACACCGGCGGGTGTGAAGGGTGGCGGAGTACAGACGGTCGAGCTGCATGAGCTTGATATCCGCACACTACCCGATAAATTGGAGTCCGTAATCGAAGTTGACGTCAGCGCCCTGGAGATCGGCGATCATCTGCTCGTTTCCGACCTTCCAAAGCATGAGGGATGGGAAGTATTGACGGACCCTGAAACGCTGGTCGTCAAGATCGCTCCGCCGGCCGTGGCGGAGGAGCCTGCGGCCGAGGAAGAAGGAGCCGCAGAACCGGCGGCTGCGGAAGAAACTGCCGAAGGAACGGAAGCCTGA
- a CDS encoding GNAT family N-acetyltransferase, whose protein sequence is MLQISSDEGRFYIGGDGEDLAEITYQLDPSNTMIVDHTYVSEQLRGQGAGEQLVKAVVDKARDEGLTITPQCSYAAHQFKKHPEYGDVLKENGKGQS, encoded by the coding sequence ATGCTGCAGATTTCATCGGATGAAGGACGGTTTTATATTGGCGGTGACGGAGAAGACCTCGCTGAAATTACATACCAGTTGGACCCTTCCAACACGATGATCGTCGATCATACGTACGTATCGGAACAATTGCGGGGTCAGGGAGCCGGCGAACAGCTGGTCAAGGCGGTCGTGGACAAAGCGCGAGATGAGGGATTGACCATCACTCCCCAGTGCTCCTACGCCGCCCATCAATTCAAGAAGCATCCCGAATACGGGGACGTGCTGAAAGAGAACGGGAAAGGTCAGTCTTAA
- a CDS encoding GNAT family N-acetyltransferase, with protein sequence MTTHETLREIEELQRRCEEFEGISLKLNWESLRREPGGGAAEWLVTYEDELLAGFIGLYSFGSEIEVCGMVRPGYRRRGIFTSLWKRAQSYIARGGAQSVLLNAPAASKSAAGFLKTLPLDFDHAEYQMKWDEKQAEERSAFENKILPDDHVILRPARADEMALLVALDSRGFDMTPEEAADMYDELALEGNTEHIIVELDGQPAGKLRLWTEHHETWIYAFTVDEKLRGRGIGRSALLQTIQREKRSGNGVNLEVSLDNPNALKLYESCGFVITNKQDYFRYIG encoded by the coding sequence TTGACAACACATGAAACTTTACGTGAAATAGAGGAATTACAGCGCCGCTGCGAGGAATTTGAAGGCATCTCGCTGAAGCTCAATTGGGAGTCCCTCCGCAGGGAACCCGGGGGCGGCGCCGCCGAATGGCTCGTAACCTACGAGGATGAGCTGCTGGCGGGATTTATCGGGCTGTACAGCTTTGGAAGCGAAATCGAAGTATGCGGCATGGTGCGTCCGGGCTACCGCCGGCGCGGCATCTTCACCTCGCTCTGGAAGCGGGCGCAGAGCTACATCGCCCGCGGAGGGGCGCAGAGCGTGCTGCTGAACGCACCGGCGGCCTCCAAGTCCGCCGCGGGGTTTCTGAAGACCCTGCCGCTCGACTTCGATCATGCCGAATACCAGATGAAATGGGATGAAAAGCAAGCGGAGGAGCGCTCAGCCTTTGAGAACAAGATACTGCCGGATGACCATGTCATCCTCCGGCCCGCCCGCGCAGATGAAATGGCGCTGCTTGTCGCTCTGGACAGCAGAGGATTCGATATGACGCCGGAAGAGGCAGCGGACATGTACGACGAGCTGGCGTTGGAAGGAAACACCGAGCATATTATCGTCGAACTGGACGGACAGCCGGCGGGAAAGCTGCGCCTCTGGACAGAGCATCATGAAACGTGGATTTACGCTTTTACCGTTGATGAGAAGCTGAGGGGCAGAGGCATCGGACGGAGCGCCCTCCTCCAGACCATTCAGCGGGAAAAGCGCAGCGGCAACGGAGTCAATCTTGAAGTCTCGCTGGATAATCCGAATGCGCTGAAGCTTTATGAGAGCTGCGGATTTGTAATCACGAACAAGCAGGACTACTTCCGCTATATCGGCTAG
- a CDS encoding flavodoxin, with product MDKILVVYASLTGNTEEIAELIAEGIRQSGGEAVLKSVTDCNAFEIASYEGAVFGAYTWGDGELPDEFLDFYEELEEMDLSGRKTAVFGSGDTGFEIYCGAVDLIEEKLKERGAAIVQTSLKIEYGPTAAEKEECRKFGQRFAELCVAVP from the coding sequence ATGGATAAAATATTGGTGGTATACGCTAGCCTGACCGGCAATACCGAGGAAATTGCGGAACTGATCGCGGAGGGAATCCGCCAATCGGGAGGCGAAGCGGTTTTGAAATCGGTAACCGACTGCAACGCCTTCGAAATAGCTTCCTATGAGGGCGCGGTGTTTGGAGCCTACACCTGGGGAGACGGAGAACTGCCGGATGAATTCCTCGATTTCTACGAAGAGCTGGAAGAAATGGATTTGTCGGGCCGCAAAACCGCCGTATTCGGAAGCGGCGACACCGGGTTCGAAATCTACTGTGGCGCGGTTGATTTGATAGAAGAAAAACTGAAGGAAAGAGGGGCCGCCATCGTGCAAACAAGCCTGAAGATCGAGTATGGGCCGACGGCAGCGGAGAAAGAGGAATGCCGCAAATTCGGACAGCGTTTTGCCGAGCTCTGCGTGGCGGTGCCTTAA
- a CDS encoding class I SAM-dependent methyltransferase — protein sequence MYMARDWKDYEIIDTGGGEKLERWGDIILRRPDPQIIWPLVNETAQWRDVHGHYHRSSSGGGQWEMKKSIPDSWSIRYGKLRFHLRPTNFKHTGLFPEQAANWSWMMDKIAGAGRKIQVLNLFAYTGGATVAAASAGASVVHVDAAKGMVQWAKENLQLSGLGERPVRFITDDVFKFVQREQRRGNKYDAIIMDPPSYGRGPGGEMWKLEQSLYPFLESCMDILSDNPLFLLINSYTTGISPTVLENMLAMTMKSRYGGKLSAGEIGLPITSSGLNLPCGILGRWES from the coding sequence ATGTACATGGCTCGGGACTGGAAAGATTATGAGATTATCGATACAGGAGGCGGAGAAAAGCTGGAACGCTGGGGAGATATTATTCTTCGGCGTCCGGATCCGCAGATTATATGGCCGCTTGTAAACGAAACCGCGCAATGGCGGGATGTTCACGGACATTACCATCGCAGCTCATCGGGCGGAGGCCAGTGGGAAATGAAGAAGAGCATACCGGATAGCTGGAGCATCCGCTACGGGAAGCTTAGATTCCATCTTCGTCCAACGAACTTCAAGCATACGGGGTTATTCCCGGAGCAGGCGGCCAACTGGAGCTGGATGATGGACAAGATTGCGGGCGCGGGACGCAAAATACAGGTGCTCAACCTGTTCGCTTACACCGGCGGAGCCACAGTTGCGGCAGCCAGCGCGGGCGCTTCCGTCGTACACGTCGATGCGGCCAAGGGCATGGTCCAGTGGGCAAAAGAAAACCTGCAGCTGTCCGGCCTCGGAGAACGTCCGGTCCGTTTCATCACCGACGACGTCTTCAAATTCGTGCAGCGCGAGCAGCGCCGAGGCAATAAATACGATGCGATCATTATGGACCCTCCCTCCTACGGAAGAGGACCCGGCGGCGAAATGTGGAAGCTTGAGCAGAGCTTGTACCCTTTCCTCGAAAGTTGTATGGACATTCTGAGCGACAACCCGCTCTTCCTGCTCATCAATTCCTATACGACCGGTATTTCCCCAACCGTTCTGGAGAATATGCTGGCCATGACAATGAAGTCCCGTTACGGGGGCAAGCTCAGCGCTGGGGAAATCGGCCTGCCGATTACTTCCTCCGGCCTGAATCTGCCTTGCGGCATTCTTGGCCGCTGGGAGTCCTGA
- a CDS encoding RluA family pseudouridine synthase encodes MAQNMNGGQEAGQPPASFHILYEDNHLLGIVKPVNIPVQEDATGDADLLTLLKEDVKRRYDKPGNVFMGLVHRLDRPVGGAMIFAKTSKAASRLSESVRSRSFRKGYLTVVHGRIPASSGRLRNILLKNAKTNTVTVVREGTPGGKEAVLDYTVLGFAEGLSLVKIDLLTGRSHQIRVQLAHAGCPLYGDQKYGAAVNKPGQQIALWSSLVGFPHPVTKQDVELISLPPRQYPWDLWAAELQERALR; translated from the coding sequence ATGGCGCAGAACATGAACGGTGGACAGGAGGCCGGACAGCCGCCGGCTTCCTTTCACATTTTGTATGAGGACAATCATCTTCTCGGGATCGTAAAGCCGGTCAATATTCCCGTACAAGAGGATGCAACGGGAGATGCCGACCTGCTGACCCTGCTGAAAGAAGACGTCAAGCGGCGCTATGACAAGCCCGGCAATGTCTTTATGGGGCTTGTGCACCGGCTGGACCGGCCTGTTGGCGGGGCCATGATCTTCGCCAAGACCTCCAAGGCCGCTTCTCGGTTGTCGGAGAGCGTCCGCAGCCGGAGCTTCCGCAAAGGGTATTTGACCGTCGTGCACGGGCGGATTCCCGCATCAAGCGGACGGCTGAGAAATATCCTGCTCAAAAACGCCAAGACGAATACGGTCACCGTTGTCCGGGAAGGCACGCCGGGAGGCAAGGAAGCCGTGCTGGACTATACGGTGCTGGGATTTGCCGAAGGCCTCAGCCTTGTGAAGATCGACCTGCTCACCGGACGATCGCATCAGATCCGCGTACAGCTAGCCCATGCCGGGTGCCCGCTGTACGGTGACCAGAAATATGGAGCGGCCGTCAACAAGCCCGGCCAGCAAATTGCGCTGTGGTCCTCGCTTGTCGGCTTTCCGCATCCCGTTACCAAACAGGATGTCGAGCTGATCTCCCTGCCCCCGCGGCAGTATCCTTGGGACCTGTGGGCCGCGGAGCTTCAAGAGCGGGCGCTCCGTTAG